The sequence below is a genomic window from Corythoichthys intestinalis isolate RoL2023-P3 chromosome 4, ASM3026506v1, whole genome shotgun sequence.
CTCTAGCCTTTCTGTCTTAAGCTTGGCTCCTcttccaaaaacatttttcttgaagACACCAAATTGACCATACTACAGCTATAGATGAGAGTGCAAATGGATAGTTGTCTCTATGTGCTCTTCGATTGGCTAGCAACCAGTCCAAAATGTACCTTGCATCTTGCCCAAAAGCTGCTGGGAAGGGCTCCAGCTCACTTTTAACCATAGTCAGAATAATGTTTTCTAAATTAATGGATAAATAttcctgtaattttcggactataagataCTTTTCACGTCATTTTGAATCTTATGGCTtatggtccagtgcggcttatttgtcgatttatttgggttaatagataacactttattcggCGgcgacgtcataagactgccataagacagtcaAAATAATGACATGAAAGTATCGTGGGcactaatgaatgcttataacagatgtaataaaatatcatccggcaaattatgtcactaactccatttgtatccagcttggatcttttacatccattaaaaaagtgagatcatttgccagatgacacaaaagcccctttcacaaacatatcctgGTAAATTCCCATGTAAGGTGACGCTGGATTTACTcgtgtcattgctttcacgcatgtagagatgtcccgggaatgacgcgggttggaaactttcacagacttacactggcgctctctgtgcggggagggctgctggcgcgattttataacctggacattacatcatttttggtcggcatcggctgtaacAATGTTGGACAAATTGTGTCTTGTTACAGAGCCGGTTGTGGGTTGTTCTCgatgtcgtaactgcagccaattgaagctcatcaagactaggGTTAGGCATCGTTTGAATGTGAACGGTTCTGATTCGATGTTTCGATTCAGTTTCCAAACGATTcttgattccgattcttttaataggcagggtaaaaaaaattgcacagtTTATATTcatttcttaacttctcgattattttttaaattatatgaactttcaattaactttgctatgaatttctctcagggctatttttaacttcttGTTGTAAAAGTTTTACTGGTGAATatcttttagtataaatatcccataatacagctgcggcttatagtccagtgcagtttatctatgatcaaatgtcattttcgcttcaaatttggtgggtggcttataatcaggtgcgccttatagtacgaaaattacggtaaattacTACTATTACGATTACAACACTTAGCAGGGTCTACACTAATATGGTTCTCAATAATTTATGATGGGCGTTTACCTTGTTTAATATGGATGAAGGTTTTGTTATTAATGTTTGTGAGCAGGGAGGGGAGAATCGAAGAATTTTGCTGGACTTGAAGACAGTGTTGGAGGAAGTGCAGGTGGAGGTAAAGCGAGAGGAGGAGAAGAGAAGTGATCTTCAACTGCAATACACCAGAGACAGGTGTGCCTGGGAGCTAGAGAGGGCAGAGCTCAAGTGCCGAATTGCACAGGTGATGGATAAAGTTTGCTGGGAATGTTTCTTATGTGTTGCATGCAGCCATGTACTGTTGTGTGTATGTTTATATGTGCAATCAtgtggcagccttacaacaggccagatttggggacccctgccctagaCCTACATTGAAACGTAATCTCAAATCTGACAAAATATTTACACAAAAGAAACAATCAGTTTTCTTACTCAGACCTTCAGAACAGCTTTCTTTCATGATCAAGCCGGTAAATTATCCTTTATTAGTGACAGCTACTGTTAGCCTACAAAATACTTAAGAGTTCACTTTGCATACCACTGCCAGAGTGCAAGGCATTGGTTTGATTACTTGACGCTCCATGCATAGTTGCTGTTGACAATATATAATGGAatgattactcaccaaattccagTTGGTCTTGGTTAATAGATCACAGCTGACATTTACATCCTGTAACtaatttttgtgtgtgaagAGTGTACTACCTTGATTTAGCTTACAAAGCCTTACAGCGTTATTAAAAAGTGCGTACTTTATTGATTAATCTAATCAATGCATTAGTAATGtcgaaaaaaatattaaacagtcaatttatttactgtaactgcagcaactagggatgtccccgatccgatcacatgatagGAAATCGGTCCGATCggaccatttttcagaggatcgggatataacatgtttggaacttttatttttttcagtagtggatcgggactctgtatcggcagattcccAAAATCAGATGACTCAGAcactggtgcaaaaatatgcaatcgggacatccctagcagCAACAATGCATGCACATAAGTACAAAATCTTAGATATTAGTTTAGAAGCACTGTACAAACAGTAGCTTCTCAAGAGTGTTTCCCATATTGATTGCACAAACACAGTAAGGGAAATAAGATTTGGCATGAAGTAAAACTGGGTGGGGGAATCTCCATTGTTCTAATGGAACATCCTTTCACACTCTTGCCTGTTTACCATTTTTAAAACACGCATGCAACACAACATTAGGATTCCATTGTTGCAGGAAAAGGATGATGTAAAAGAGCCAAGGTAAATTTGGCTTTAAAAAACTGAATCAGAATGCAGCCATCACTGAAAAAGCATGTGCTTTCCCTACACTGTATAAAGGAACCATTAAAATTTTCCTTAGCGTGCACTGCTTCCGCATTCTTTTTAAGCTAAAACATTCAGGACAAGTGTCCAATTTGGAGGTCTTAGACCAGATATTTCCAGGCAGATTTTTCTGTGTGCTGCTGATTTATAAAGGCTGCTGGCAGCAAGGCGACATCTTACTGTCTTAGCAGCCAGTCCCCCCTTTACCTAGTCTCCCCACCACCCCTAGGAATGTGACATTAGTGTTCACTATTTATAGTGTATCACTGTAGCGACAAAGTTACTGTTATATATTATCTTATGTACGTGCATGATGATCAAAGAGTGCAGTTTTAGACTAAGTTTGAGGTGCTTGTGCACCGATGACCTCGGTTCCTTTTATCTAGTCGAAATCTGAAAGCCCCATGTTTTTGCAAACTTGTACAGCTTCTTTACAAATGCCTTTCTGAGAAAAGATTGCTCTTGCTGTGGCTTTGCCACTTATTGGCCTGAGACATTTTACGTTTACACAttgttttttgcattttcaCTATTACTTTACCTTTGGATGTTTTAGTAAACCGCAGTGCGCGCAGTACCCATCATCATATGTCTGTAATTCAAGATAACTACAATTAGTCTTAAACTGAGAGAAAAGGGGTAACTTGTTTTGCAAGACTATAATTTCCTGACCCCAGGCCACAGGCAGAAATAGCACCATGTCTGAGGCTTGTAAGAGAGTTTTGTGACTCAATACTGAAATAACACACCCAGGCTCACTTACAAGCATTCTCACCAGCCACAGCATCCCATTCCACACAAACGGGTAGAAACagtatataaacaagcattgttGTGGATCTAATCTAACCCTAGCCCAACATCCTTTGCACGTGTACCACAGGGTAGCTTGCTGCTAAATACTCACATTTTTGTGGGTCATTTAGAAACAGTACTTTAGTATAATTTTATAGAATACATTTGTCATTGTAAGATCAGTGCAAGTGAACTTTGATTTAAATTGTCTTCCTCCAGGGAGACAGTCTCAGCATAGCCCAATCTTACACATTTTACTTCTATACTGTAGAATACAAGCCAGAAAAGGTCCAGTCTTTCATCAGAACAATGGTTAATAATATTGTTATTAGTCATTATTCATATTGGACTGAAAAACATTTTCTAAGAAATATTGATTAAACTATTGAATGCCCAGCGGCCCTTCATATATGGTTCTAAAAGCAAGCTTGTCACCAACTATGATCTTGATGTTCTGAACTGTATCCTCTGTTGATGAAGTACCAGAGACAAGAGATTCATGGCCTCTGAACCTACTAATCCTATGTGTAAAATCTCACAGGATATTTTCACATTTCTATCTTCATTCTTCCCTCCTCTGAACCTAAAAACATTCATCCCACGGTGTATCACTTCCCCACTTCTTCCACCTTCTCTTCCTGCCACTCCTTCATTCTCATCATTCCTTTTCCCCACTTCTTTTTCCTTTAACAATTCCTGTCTGCCATCTGGCTCCCATCCTTCCTTTCCTTTAATCCATCCCAAACAACTGACCGCTTTTACAACTGTCTGTCATTCTCTGTCCCTCTGTGCATTCCTTTCCCTTCTCCATGTGTTTGGTTCTTTTCAGCTGGAAACCAAAGACGATTCGAGATCAGCAAGTGGTGGTGTCCAGTGTGTCGCAGGTTCTACTTCAGTGACTCAACAAGTTGGTTGTGAAGAACACAGTGAGACGTCAACACTGCGCCAGGACAAAGAGGAACAGCGGAGACTTTTGGCAGACACACACTCAACCACCATGGAACTGCGTTGTCGTCTGGAGCACAATGAGAAGGATTGGTTGAAAGAGAAAGCCGAGCTGCTTGAGAGATTCAACATCGAAAGGAGTGAATGGGAGAGCCAACTGAAAGATATGCAAAGGAAAATAGAGGAGGTAGGCCCAATATTTACTGAGATTAGCATTATCAATCACATGTGGTTTAGATGCAAGAAGATACGTGATTTTGTTTGAAGAGAGCTCAAGCACTTTGTTCATTTTGTTCTGTATGTAAAGTAACCACTGGCTTACGTATTACTGTAGCCCAAGTGTAAAAATGACCTCCACTTCTATTCACGACCTGGcactgtcaaaaaaaatgtttttttgatcaGTGCAGCTGCAAAGTGTGAGGACAGGATGTAGTGGAAGGAAGGCGCAACAATTCTGTTCTTTAACTCAGTACACAACATGAGTCTATTCATGATGAGGATGCATTTGTGAGGAAATCTTAAGTGACTAAAAAAGATTTAGGTAGGTGATTATGATATACATGCATATTTAAGCATGTAAAACAAACATTGACTAGATTAGCACAAGGTAAAAGTCTTTTTGcccagaaataaaaaaatatatatttcaaagacTGATGTTGACGCAATGAATGCATCATGGTTTTATTTTGTCTTTCCAAAACTGGAAAATGAGAGAAGAAAATAGCTTGGAGAGAATGTAGGCTTATAGGCTGCCCTGCTATCTAGGCAGTGCATGATCGACAGGCAATGTCAACTAAGTTAGCATGAaacagttgctattttgggatgCTATGATAGCAGGCTAGAGCTATTCTTACATATGTATtttacattgtgtccttttttatcCCTTCCTTATAGTTGATTTAATTTGCTGATTTGTTTTCTGTATCTGTATTaattttggattgttatttaatGTATGTATATTATATCAAAAGGAACATGTATTTACGTtattatttctttctttttatttatttatttttactatttTCTAGTTGTACAATGAGGTGAGGGCCAAACGAGAAGGAGCTGGTGGAAGGCAGAACGACAAAGAAATACATCGGCTAAGTGTGCCTTCACTCAGCTCTGCTTCTAGTGTGCTTAGTGACACGTCACAGACACACAGCAGCTGCAGTCAGTTAGAGCCTTTATCTGTCTTTGACCACTACATCACGAGTGGTGAGAGGAGAGAGACTCATAACATCACTTGTTATCAACCAGACAGCTTCAAAGGACTAATTGTTAGTAGTCAATTTACTCATAATGAATGTGCACATCCTGGATTGACGTCGAGAGACCCCATCCTTGACAGGAATAATGTTGTGAACAATTCTGAGCTTGAAGCAAATTTCCATAAACCTACTGGATGTGGACTGGCAACAAAACCTGCCTCCTTAGAGAATGAAAGACGTCTTCATTCTGGCATTCAAGGAAATCCACTTTTGGCAGAGCTGTGTAATGCCGGTGAGAAGAAGAAAAGCACCACTGCCCTCAATGCTGTGAGTGATCAGAAGTTAATTTTCTTAGCTCAACTTAAAATGATTGAATAACAAATGGACTTATGTGGAGTAATTTATTTCATCTAACCATCTATGTCCCTGTTTTCTCATTGTTTTAGGCTCTGAAGGAGATTGCTCGTGTCAGTGAGGAACTCTGTAGCTACCAGGATGAGATAATAAAGAAGAGTGATGATAAAAGGTGATAAAGCCGTATAATTGTGTGATCTTATAGTTATTAAATCTGAGTTGAACTGTAAGAGTAGTTAGTAAATCATACATCACCCTACATTTCTTAGATATTTTGATtcaaattaaacattttaataatggaaaacaaaGTAGTGACAAAACTTTGTGGGTTTAATTTGTTTCAGGAATCAATCGGAATCATTGTACCTCTCAGGAGAAAAGAACACACCTACAGAAATGGATAAAACTGGACTGCGGTCAAATGAGACACCAAACGACCTCAAACAAATCTACAATCAACTTAAAGAATTGGAGAAGGAAAACTGGATAACCTTGACCCCCAATTACACCTGGCGGGCTAACAGAGGGTTGAAAGATTCCTGTGAAAAGAATTATATTGACAGCTGCAAAGATATACAGACAAGCCCGGTAGCACTCTTTGATATGGATACAGCATGCCCCCCTGTCCCTCCCCGTAGCTTCTTCAGGAATCTGAGCTCCCCCTCCCAGACAGACACAGAACTCTACATCCCCGAATCCCCTATGACAACAATGAAAAAGTGTCACAGTCCATGTGTTACAGTAGATAAGAAGTGTAGCAGTCCCTCTGTTGTTAGAAAGtttgaagccatgttgcaagaaaATGAAGGAAAGGTTTTCATAGATGGCGTGGTATCGTGTTCGGTCCCTAAAAGTTCAAACTGTAACAATGGCTGCTGCCACAACCGCTGGTCCTGTGATGCATCCAAGTTCACAAGCAGTAAGTTGTCCAGATGTGGGACTGTTCAGAAGAGTTTCTCCGAAGCCAACATATTGACTTCACGAAAAGACTGCTCACCTTTCAGCCCTGGCATTGGGAATTCACATAACCCACAAATACAAATACCTCCAGCTGTCAAAGAACTACCTGTTGATTTGCTATTGTCCTCCTTGGAAATACCACCAACCGGTCCCAATCTGCAGGGCTCCAGGAGAAACATCATGTTGGAACTCAAAACTGCAGAGTTCAACAGAACTTTGTTTCAAGCAGGGATGGGTCGTGGGGTAGAGGATCAAGAAATAGTTACAGAAGTAGATGGCTCCTCTGTGGGTTGCCAACCAGCCCCGATAGCAGACAGTGTGCCAGATGAGTGGTTACCCTCACAGCCTTGCCCTGATGACACCACTGGTGTCAGAGAAGTAAATAttgaaggttctttatccacccccACTTTACCTCTTACAATTCAAAACAAAGAGGTCAAACTGACCCAAAGTAGTTCTGAATCTCAAGAGGCTGGAATAATCAATTGCACATCTTATGTCAATCTTCCCAAACAAACAAGTGCTTCAGTATGGGAGGCCAACACAGTACATTCTCAGAGTCCAGAATACATTTCTGAGGTTGAGCAAAATGTTCAATCAGCCAGCAGCCTTTctagaaaaacacaaaacagagcACGGACAGGCAGTGAGCCTGTATTGTCTACAATTACCCATCAATATCAAAATATGGAAGATCTCAACTCCAGGATGGACTATCCTTTAGGTCCAAAGATTCAGCCAACCAAGGTTGAGGTCTCACTCCAGGAAACCTCTGCTCAGAGCAAACATAGACAACCAAAACTTCCCAAATTTGGGTCTGTGCCTTCCTCCCAGACTGAATGCTCCAGACCTGCACCCCGAACGTTAAATGACCATCCATGGAAGCCCCTCACTCTTGCTGCGTACCCACGCCCTGAGGGTTCACGATCCAACTACGGAGCATTAGAAAGAATTCTGAAGCATTATGAGAGTGCAGCTAAGTCACAAGCACAGGACGAGACAGCTTCAAATCCTAACGTCAGCCTTCGACAAGACAACACCATCGAATTAAACATGCAAGACATCTACGCCCATCCTGTTGCTCCTACTCTGCGACAGCCATCTTTAATGCAGTCAGGTCTCACACTCAGCAATCGCAGTGGCATGAGAGTGGTACAGATCCAGCAACCAGTGCAGGTGGGTCAAGTTTAATGTATGCACACGTTCACATAGGTTTGAACAGTTCTGAATCACAGAACCGTTTGTTCTGACCGAAATTGTGTTGAAATGACTTGCATAATATGAgatgattattattttaattatttttaaaataaaattattactAAATTGAGGCAGAAGGCTCTGTTGGGAATATTAAATACGGTACTTCTTTTTTCTGTGCTGCATTAACATAAGCAGGACAAAGCCTCCATTAGAGAATATGGGGCATGTCCATGCTTAAAGGCTCCCTGCAAATAGAGCTCATGGCTTTTTACAAAATCACTATTAATGTTATATTCACCTTTCAGAATTTGTCACCATAAGGTTTTTCCAGTGATCTCAGAAAGGAAGAAAAAGAACAACTGAATACCTGAGAGAAGCTGTCTGTTACTGACCTTTTAAATGCTCCCTCCCCGTGTACATACCAAGTTTGAAGACTGGTAATGTCATGGACTTTCCATTAAATATGAAAGTGGTTAAAATGTCAGACATTTTATGCACTCAGTGCATGTAGGGTTCTGAGTGTGATCACCTGGTCTACATagtgattaaaatgacagtgtcaaaCCCCACAAACTATACTTGCTGTTTGCTGGAATTAAAGTTACAGTGAATTGTGTATTATCTTTATCATTGCTCGTTATGCAAATATTTATATACAGCATCTGAATTAATGAGTCATTCGTAGTTTCACGGTACATGCAGGTCCGCGTGAAAATAGACTTGCATGGGTTCATCTTTAAGACACTCAACTTAACTTGGCTTATAGAGCACTGCATACAGTACCTACATACTGTATTACTAGTATATCACCACATGCTTTCACCTGTGAGGTTATTTTTTCAAATGGGATCCCAGTAAGCTAAGACCAAGTGGACAATGCAAACCGGTAACGCGTCCAAATTTTTAGCGTGTGCATTGTCGTGCATATGTTCCACTGGAATTTTCCTGAGATGAGCATTGTTTGTTGTGTCATTTTGCTTTCACAGGACAACGCTGAAAATATTAATGCTGTTTGAAACCACTTGTTCTTTTTCTCAGGTCCAAGAAGACATCAGATGGAAAACATGACATCATGTAAAGTATCCTGAGAgctagatttgaaaagtgacaGAATGGTGTTATCTTTAATGTTAATTCATGTGTTTCTGCACAGGATGAAAGAGAGTTGTGCATCTCCTCCAACCTGAATGTCTTTTCAAAGCCTGCAAGTCCAGCCAATAGACGTTTGCCTTCCCGATGGGCCAGCCGCCCCCCCAACTTGAACTGAACTCTTCTTCCTCTTCTGCTGCTATATCTCCCTGTACCACACCTATTTAACTGCTGCCAGAAACTTACTTCTTCCTTTACTGACTGCCATACCTTTCACACAGCTATACCTGAGCTCGCATCCTCATCACTGTTGTACATAATTACTCCAATCTACCCTGCCATACCCGTTTAGGTGCTATAGTTGTGAGTCTGCTGTCACATGTATGCCCTGGAACTGATTTAACTAATTAGAAGACTTTCTGAAATAGCTTCAGCTGTGCTGTAACATGCTCACACTGACCTGCCAAGTGTTGTGCATGCTTCTGAGGGCGATGAAAACATTGTTGATTTACTACACTCAGGTCTGTATTCCTGCCCTGACTATAGAAGCCTTGCAGATCTATCTACTTCAAGATGCTTTATTATTTACCGACAGCCTACATACAGTAATTTACAACTGAAAGTGACGCAAGCTCATAACTGAATGGAATTGTATGGTGTTGAAATGGTCACTTTTTTACTTTAATTTGAATTGCATACATGTGCTGTACCTTTCCTGTGCTGTGACTGAGATTTTCCTTTTACATTGAGCACTGACTCTGCATCCATTATGCCCTGGATACATCTACTGTATCTTCGGTATTCATAGAACTGTACCTGTGAGTTCCCTTTTATACTTTGTACTAAAAGCTGGTTTTGTTCATTGCATTTTTCTGACTTTAGTTTGAAACCTGATGTTTGTAATGATTTTATTACTGTCATCTTAATTGCTTAAGTTATATTATATCACTTATATTGAGTATCATTTGCTGTACAACATGAATGGCAGTGCTTAGTGAACAAAGACCAGGCCTTTTTAAATCGTATACAAATAAATAGTAACATATCAGGACATTACTCAGTTGAGTATCTTACAGTTAGGGGTGATGTACTCAACTCCATCACTATTAAAGAAATGCCTTTGCTGTTAATTTTGTGTAATAAAATAAGGACTGAGAGGAGTATTAAATTCCAATTGTCCTTTTGTTCATCCATTTATGGTGTTTTCGTAACATGACTGACCACATTATCTGTGTAAAACATTAAGTCATcatagcatatatatatatatatatatgttttactgGGAGTTTTTCTCaatgtattattttaaaaatataacaaaaatgcAGGCGTGAAGTTGGAACAGTAGTCATTTCTGGCAGAAATATTGAAATTCTGGACCACTATCAGTCAAGATGACTACTGTAGGCCAATAGGTCAAGAGACAAATTACTTCATGGCCTCTGcaatcttgctggctgacatatTTGGTGACACTGACATGCCTTCTTCTGAGTCATATCTAATTATTCTAGAGCTTCCTGCATGCATGCTGTCAATGTGTTTTAGGTCAAAATTGTAACAAGCTACTTAAACTATATTTCCCCAGTGGATATCAGGAAAGTGTTAATTGCAAAACGAATCCCATGCACATTCACACATTTAGCCATTTGTTTATGTAAACAGAAAAAGAGTACGGTAACCCTTGCACATAGCGGGAAACCTGGCACCCAAGACAGACTAAAATAACAGGTGCGACAATGTGATGGTGCCAGAAATCTTACCCTTGGGTGTAGTGACGTGCTCCAGATATAAATACTCTCAGCGCTTAATTATGCAGAGTAAGGACCTGTGTTAGATGTCGCTAGAGTGATGCTTGATAATCTCTGAGGTTTGTGATGCAGTTGTCAATcttccaaacacaaaaagacgGAGAAGAGATGGCACAATATGTTAAAATTACATTGTGCACCATTTATTTACTTACATTTATTTACAACTAATATGAGCTATAATAATGGCATTacacgtccaatttattttaattgaatgTAAATGAATCATCACTGATAGCCCGTCCTAGTTCAAATCGATTGGCCGTTTATTAGCGTCAGTGCCATGAAATAAGAATTTTCATATAACTCACGGACAATATATTTGTCTATTTAACAACTTGTCTCCAACGTGAATGGCAGTCTTGCATCACTTTGATATTTTGTgctttcaaaatgtttgtcccTTTGCTCTCCAGCAACACTGACCTATCTATAACCCGCAAAGGAAACATTGAGCCTACTTGAAGCCTCTGGCACCTGCCAACCTGCCATTATGCTTGTTCTGAAATAGACCTGTGTGTGCTGCTGCAGCACATTCTATAACATACATCATGTGCAGAATTGAACAGTTGTATATCAATGAGTGAATTTATGGAAAAGAGCCAAATCTTTTATGTAAGGCCCAAGCCCATACTGTTTTCCTAACTGTACGTGTAGGCCAGTGCAAATTTCAAATTAGGCAAACAAGCACACAAACACAATTATAGAATGGTGGCACATCTGGACAATGACAATGGTAGTTGTTTAATAAAATCTGTGTACTTGCGACGGGTTTTAATTTCGATAATAAAGGTAAATTGGTATTGGTCCAAATCAAATATACTGTCAGTTTCACGATAAATACACTCCAGTTCTGTCAGTGTTAGTGCCCATGAGTACAAATCCAGCAGGAACGGAAAAGGAAATATACCTTGTTTGGAGGGAGTTATTTCAGTGTAACACATATAGACATCACATATATGATGCTAGATACTTGTTGTGCGCTGTGAGTCAAAGGAGGGCGGGTCGTCACTCGTCGGCCATTTGCGTGGGTGCCATTCGTAAAACTTTATATTATACCCAATGAAATGTGTATTTGGAAatagctataaaatgctaaattttTACCCAATCTTCCAACGGCTTGGTTTGTCATAAACGTCAGAGATGCAGTAAACGTACTCAGCCATATTAGAATTGTATCAAAAACTGGCCAGAATCATAGACACTTGAATAATGTTTGTTCTTAACCAAACTGTTTGTAAATTTGTCAATAATCTAGCAAGTTACTCATATCCAAGTGGAGAAATTCAATGACTTTACATCAACTTTAATAATATCCGTCAAAGAACCCCGACTCAAGATGGCCGCCAATTACTTACGCTGTCGACTCCGCCTTTGGGCATCTCGCCTGATACATTTGATATCTTCGGTGGCACTGTTCGACCGACAATAAACAAGGTTGGTTGTTCACGTTTGCAGCAAAAACAGGacctctttttttcccaatgtttgcGTATGATTTCAGCTCACCCCAGAGTTTGTATGTGTGGGTCATAGCGAAAAAATTCAACTCACCTGATTTACAAATAAGAGTGCATTTTGTACTATTTTATTCCTTTGTCGTTCGTCAGTGTTTAACGACATTGTATTGTGTTACCACGAATCTAAATCCTCATTTTCTTTAAATCTCAGAACAAAAATGTTGATAAgcacatttatatagctattcagACAAAACTGTGACCCAACACCAAGTTTTTCAAAATGCAACTAAGTCATTTTGTAAATTTGTTTTTGGCTGCAAACCTTTCTGTAAACACGatgctttttttcttccatGTCCAGTCTCTAGGAAAATGGTCATCTGTACAGCCAGACATCATATCCTGAGGGCCAATTATTTGTGTGGC
It includes:
- the LOC130915219 gene encoding uncharacterized protein LOC130915219 isoform X1 encodes the protein MMQPSSSTDSHRQADNSSRKQSRSSSPAGPKSTQKGSNLSKPLASKQAVGTGGGRSSRGHSPVSSGRERQAGGAPASKGAAAVQLAGSESPTLSRAAADRGGIQTCDDSPRLGPDTSSPSRADPNRVVSDQPCASKSPKLRSKNQKGGDVSASVATKKSSKGTVGCGPGFWKEGCLQSELIQFHLNKSLGKKGTKMQAKPASPPASELSPERVPLQLTPQKDQTLLEEVERLEDENDDLKTEIEEMRAEMDEMRDTFYEEDACQLHDMRRELERANKNCRILQYRLKKAERKRLRFTESGQVDGEMLRSLEQDLKVAKDVSVRLHHELENVEEKRTRTEEENEKLRQQLIEVEVTKQALQNELEKAKELSLKRKGSKDLQKERKTQHTPIEEENDDLKCQLAFIKEEAVLMRKKMAKIDKEKDRLEQELQKYRSFYGDVDSPLPKGEAGGPPTTRESELKLRLRLVEEEANILGRKIVELEVENRGLKAELDDMREDSLVAAGMDGDGRGGQQCREQGEALSELRQQLQLVEDEAELLRRNLADVEEENKKVTNELNKLKYKAGSHEAGLRHSGGGSDPAKMEALQEELKTARLQINELSGKVMQLQYENRVLLSNMQRYDLASHLGIRASPRDSDAESDGGRDDDTPSASASSPRLLPPHRKREGPIGGESDSDEVRNIRCLTPTRSLYSPVESRFLSRSLKDRQQMIDIRIEAERLGRTIDRLIADTSTIIAEARIYVTNGELFSRLDDEDEGGRIREHELLYRINAQMKAFRKELQGFIDRLDVPKQDDKQPEEPLSGGENRRILLDLKTVLEEVQVEVKREEEKRSDLQLQYTRDRCAWELERAELKCRIAQLETKDDSRSASGGVQCVAGSTSVTQQVGCEEHSETSTLRQDKEEQRRLLADTHSTTMELRCRLEHNEKDWLKEKAELLERFNIERSEWESQLKDMQRKIEELYNEVRAKREGAGGRQNDKEIHRLSVPSLSSASSVLSDTSQTHSSCSQLEPLSVFDHYITSGERRETHNITCYQPDSFKGLIVSSQFTHNECAHPGLTSRDPILDRNNVVNNSELEANFHKPTGCGLATKPASLENERRLHSGIQGNPLLAELCNAGEKKKSTTALNAALKEIARVSEELCSYQDEIIKKSDDKRNQSESLYLSGEKNTPTEMDKTGLRSNETPNDLKQIYNQLKELEKENWITLTPNYTWRANRGLKDSCEKNYIDSCKDIQTSPVALFDMDTACPPVPPRSFFRNLSSPSQTDTELYIPESPMTTMKKCHSPCVTVDKKCSSPSVVRKFEAMLQENEGKVFIDGVVSCSVPKSSNCNNGCCHNRWSCDASKFTSSKLSRCGTVQKSFSEANILTSRKDCSPFSPGIGNSHNPQIQIPPAVKELPVDLLLSSLEIPPTGPNLQGSRRNIMLELKTAEFNRTLFQAGMGRGVEDQEIVTEVDGSSVGCQPAPIADSVPDEWLPSQPCPDDTTGVREVNIEGSLSTPTLPLTIQNKEVKLTQSSSESQEAGIINCTSYVNLPKQTSASVWEANTVHSQSPEYISEVEQNVQSASSLSRKTQNRARTGSEPVLSTITHQYQNMEDLNSRMDYPLGPKIQPTKVEVSLQETSAQSKHRQPKLPKFGSVPSSQTECSRPAPRTLNDHPWKPLTLAAYPRPEGSRSNYGALERILKHYESAAKSQAQDETASNPNVSLRQDNTIELNMQDIYAHPVAPTLRQPSLMQSGLTLSNRSGMRVVQIQQPVQDERELCISSNLNVFSKPASPANRRLPSRWASRPPNLN